A region of Campylobacter armoricus DNA encodes the following proteins:
- a CDS encoding MFS transporter, with translation MLQTKSIADENFQTPQGKKSFKKAVFSCWLGTAMEYADFALYGLAAATIFSEVFFPEQTPVIALLLSFVTYGIGFIARPIGALFFGYLGDKYGRKNVLMSTIALMGISTTLIGFIPSYAVIGIWAPICLVILRFMQGFGAGAELSGGTVMLGEYAPSKHRGLISSIIALGSNSGTLLAAFVWLLVTSMDDANFKEWGWRIPFIGSIFIALFAVYMRLNVKETPVFEKQKELMLKIRHENEIHMKKDERTFWQKSRAFWTMVGIRIGENGPSYLAQGFIVGYVTKILLLDKSVATTAVVIASLVGFLVIPLAGYLSDKFGRRITYRTFCLLLMLYAFPAFMLLDSKNEIIVILTIIIGMSLASLGIFGVQAAWGVELFGAKNRYTKMALAKEFGSILSGGTAPMIASALLAYYGTWWPIALYFVITAGIGFITTFFAPETRGRDLNLIEDAI, from the coding sequence ATCTTGCAAACAAAATCAATCGCGGATGAAAATTTTCAAACACCACAAGGAAAAAAATCTTTTAAAAAGGCTGTATTTTCGTGTTGGCTAGGAACTGCTATGGAATATGCAGATTTTGCGCTTTATGGCTTAGCTGCAGCTACTATTTTTTCAGAAGTTTTCTTTCCTGAACAAACTCCTGTTATAGCGTTATTGCTTAGTTTTGTTACTTATGGAATAGGTTTTATTGCTAGACCTATTGGGGCTTTATTTTTTGGATATTTAGGAGATAAATACGGAAGAAAAAATGTATTAATGAGCACCATTGCATTAATGGGTATTTCAACTACTTTAATTGGTTTTATACCAAGTTATGCAGTAATTGGAATTTGGGCCCCTATATGTTTGGTTATTTTGCGTTTTATGCAAGGCTTTGGTGCAGGTGCTGAACTTTCAGGTGGGACCGTTATGCTTGGAGAATATGCTCCCAGCAAGCATAGAGGTTTAATCTCTTCTATCATTGCTCTTGGATCAAATAGCGGAACCTTGCTTGCAGCTTTTGTATGGCTTTTAGTTACAAGTATGGATGATGCTAATTTTAAAGAATGGGGGTGGAGAATTCCTTTTATAGGAAGTATTTTCATAGCACTTTTTGCTGTTTATATGCGTTTAAATGTAAAAGAAACCCCTGTTTTTGAAAAACAAAAAGAACTAATGCTAAAAATTCGTCATGAAAATGAAATTCATATGAAAAAAGATGAAAGAACTTTTTGGCAAAAAAGTCGCGCATTTTGGACCATGGTAGGCATAAGGATAGGTGAAAATGGTCCTTCTTATCTAGCACAAGGATTTATAGTAGGTTATGTAACTAAAATTTTACTTCTTGATAAATCAGTTGCCACAACTGCTGTTGTTATCGCTTCTTTGGTAGGATTTTTAGTTATACCTTTAGCAGGGTATTTGAGTGATAAATTTGGAAGACGCATTACTTATAGAACTTTTTGCTTGCTTTTAATGCTTTATGCCTTTCCTGCTTTTATGTTACTTGATAGTAAAAATGAAATTATCGTGATTTTAACCATCATCATAGGTATGTCTTTGGCATCTTTAGGGATTTTTGGCGTGCAAGCTGCATGGGGTGTAGAACTTTTTGGAGCAAAAAATCGCTATACCAAAATGGCACTAGCAAAAGAGTTTGGCTCAATACTTTCAGGAGGGACCGCTCCTATGATAGCTTCAGCTTTACTTGCTTATTATGGCACTTGGTGGCCAATAGCCTTGTATTTTGTTATCACCGCAGGCATTGGTTTTATCACAACTTTTTTTGCACCAGAAACTAGAGGCAGGGATTTAAATTTAATAGAAGATGCAATATGA